In one Sphingomonas sanguinis genomic region, the following are encoded:
- a CDS encoding acid phosphatase, producing the protein MAKRTWRWGLAASMALAVAIPSGASARETAGYLAAGEGLDLAAVLPGPPTPGSPRALADARAFRDSRALSGMARWQQATADVSSDLGERFATALGFRPDWTKLPVTRALLAKFDADRSAAIGSAKAHWQSKRPFIGSDLPICEPRRPSLIANGDYPSGHTAHGWGFALLMAELLPDRAQPILARGRDYGDSRWICGSHSQSAVEGGYMAASAVVAREHGSAAFRRDMAAAAKELARYRAKIASPR; encoded by the coding sequence ATGGCGAAGCGGACATGGCGGTGGGGGCTGGCGGCATCGATGGCGCTGGCCGTCGCGATCCCGTCAGGTGCGTCGGCGCGCGAGACGGCGGGCTATCTCGCGGCGGGCGAGGGGCTGGACCTGGCGGCGGTGCTGCCGGGGCCGCCGACGCCGGGATCGCCGCGCGCGCTGGCCGACGCGCGCGCCTTTCGCGACAGCCGCGCGCTGAGCGGCATGGCGCGCTGGCAGCAGGCGACGGCGGATGTCTCCAGCGATTTGGGCGAGCGTTTCGCCACCGCGCTGGGTTTCCGGCCCGACTGGACCAAGCTGCCCGTCACCCGGGCGCTGTTGGCGAAGTTCGATGCGGATCGCTCGGCGGCGATCGGGTCGGCCAAGGCGCATTGGCAGTCGAAGCGCCCCTTTATCGGCAGCGACCTTCCGATCTGCGAGCCGCGCAGGCCTTCGCTGATCGCCAATGGTGACTATCCCTCGGGGCATACCGCGCATGGCTGGGGCTTCGCGTTGCTGATGGCCGAGTTGCTGCCCGATCGGGCGCAGCCGATCCTGGCGCGCGGGCGGGATTATGGTGACAGCCGCTGGATATGCGGCTCGCACAGCCAGAGCGCGGTCGAGGGCGGCTATATGGCGGCGAGTGCAGTGGTCGCGCGTGAACATGGAAGTGCGGCGTTCCGGCGCGACATGGCGGCGGCCGCCAAGGAGCTGGCGCGCTACCGGGCTAAAATCGCCAGTCCGCGCTGA
- a CDS encoding TonB-dependent receptor has translation MTMLVALALVAAQGDPLLPIDLPAQPVGAGLDRLARQAGEALVARPGDLAGRRSPALRGRMRLSTALARWCAPASLSCRRIAGGIVVRALGPMQPAMPPHTRPAPPPEDPMTGPDVIVSGRRGTMVQGELERSYSASHLDAVELARRPPQSLAELLSGLPGLWVDTSAGVAANTIRVRGIPLDGYQAIAVQEDGLPVQHDTLPWTDIDQFVRPDLMIESSDYVRGGPSAIFASNAPGGVLNLRTRAPRDRAGGEMRATTTDYGLILWEGYATGPVGGGWRVIAGGSVARDPTVRRIASTLGGGQLRVRADHDLGGGGRLSLAVHGLDDDTLNISSFPMRYDGRRITPLPGFDPRRGSFLGPELTRLRFAALGDRPLGRNNRNRMVTPSLAWTQPVAGGVLNLRAHYRASRTERYALSSSGGAIPAAQAIADALPRLTAAFPATAQVVLRHLDGSAFAPLPGNDRVVVLNPVAADTRLNEAIIDLSYAHALEAAGHHDLTLGLYAVGYRWDFRRAVARALLEAREQGRRLDLVALDASGQVLGRATDDGLLSTGSTYEAVQGRQHMIALYAADEWQLASRWRLDWGLRHERAALSAVVERPRVIDGGDPTTLADDRIPVGSGLSDAPAKRIARTAATLAVHWRASDRLGAFARATRAMRLPDPGVFRIGGSDQPRALTIEQAELGLIWRRGTTGLDATLFASRFPDIALPDLSLDPATGAVRVGAYQAAARTIGLEVGAGAAPLPGLSLRATVTWQDPRLQSYRIASLTDGAVTVMDLSGRIPRRVPRIMASLSASAALPGTGVTLDGDLSAMGRRYADDANTLALPGFALVNMGARFDATEALTLRLRATNLFDRIAIMQGDALGGEVRAGDNGGVVTVRAQQGRVVSLSADWRF, from the coding sequence ATGACGATGCTCGTCGCGCTGGCGCTGGTCGCCGCGCAAGGTGACCCCCTGCTCCCCATCGATCTTCCCGCCCAGCCGGTGGGCGCCGGGCTGGATCGGCTGGCGCGTCAGGCGGGTGAGGCGCTGGTGGCGCGGCCGGGCGATCTGGCCGGACGCCGCTCGCCCGCGCTCCGGGGGCGGATGCGCCTGTCGACCGCGCTCGCTCGCTGGTGTGCGCCCGCCAGTCTGTCCTGCCGCCGGATCGCGGGCGGCATTGTCGTGCGCGCCCTCGGTCCAATGCAGCCCGCGATGCCTCCGCACACTCGTCCCGCGCCGCCGCCCGAAGACCCGATGACCGGCCCCGACGTGATCGTCAGCGGCCGTCGCGGGACCATGGTGCAGGGCGAGCTGGAGCGCAGCTATTCCGCCTCGCACCTCGACGCGGTCGAGCTGGCGCGACGCCCGCCGCAGAGCTTGGCGGAGCTGCTGTCCGGCCTGCCCGGCCTGTGGGTCGATACCTCGGCCGGGGTGGCGGCCAACACCATCCGGGTGCGCGGCATTCCGCTCGACGGCTATCAGGCGATCGCCGTGCAGGAGGACGGCCTGCCGGTGCAACATGACACGCTGCCCTGGACCGATATCGACCAGTTCGTCCGCCCCGACCTGATGATCGAGAGCAGCGACTATGTACGCGGCGGTCCCTCGGCGATCTTCGCGAGCAATGCGCCGGGCGGCGTACTCAACCTGCGCACCCGCGCACCCCGCGACCGGGCGGGCGGGGAAATGCGGGCGACCACGACCGATTATGGCCTGATCCTCTGGGAAGGCTATGCGACCGGGCCGGTCGGCGGCGGCTGGCGGGTGATCGCGGGGGGATCGGTGGCGCGCGATCCGACGGTTCGACGTATCGCCTCGACGCTGGGCGGCGGACAGCTGCGGGTGCGGGCCGACCATGATCTGGGGGGCGGCGGGCGACTATCGCTGGCGGTGCATGGGCTGGACGACGACACGCTCAACATCTCGTCCTTTCCGATGCGATATGACGGCAGGCGGATCACGCCGCTGCCCGGTTTCGATCCCCGGCGAGGCAGTTTTTTGGGGCCGGAGCTGACCCGGCTGCGCTTTGCGGCGCTGGGCGACCGGCCGCTTGGACGCAACAACCGCAACCGCATGGTGACGCCCTCGCTGGCCTGGACTCAGCCGGTCGCGGGCGGCGTGCTGAACCTGCGCGCCCATTACCGTGCCTCGCGAACCGAGCGTTATGCGCTGTCCTCGTCGGGTGGCGCGATCCCGGCGGCACAGGCCATCGCCGACGCGCTGCCGCGCCTGACCGCCGCCTTTCCCGCCACCGCACAGGTCGTCTTGCGCCACCTCGACGGCAGCGCCTTTGCCCCGCTGCCCGGCAACGACCGGGTCGTCGTGCTGAACCCGGTGGCGGCGGATACCCGGCTGAACGAAGCCATTATCGACCTGTCCTATGCCCATGCGCTGGAGGCGGCGGGGCATCACGACCTGACGCTGGGGCTTTATGCCGTCGGTTATCGCTGGGACTTTCGGCGGGCCGTCGCCCGTGCGCTGCTGGAGGCGCGAGAGCAGGGGCGGCGTCTCGATCTGGTCGCGCTGGATGCCAGCGGGCAGGTGCTGGGGCGAGCGACCGACGACGGGCTGCTCAGCACGGGTTCGACCTATGAGGCCGTGCAGGGGCGCCAGCATATGATCGCGCTCTATGCCGCCGACGAATGGCAGCTGGCGTCGCGCTGGCGGCTCGACTGGGGCCTGCGGCACGAGCGGGCGGCGCTATCGGCGGTGGTCGAGCGTCCCAGGGTCATTGATGGCGGCGATCCCACGACCCTGGCCGACGACCGGATCCCGGTCGGATCGGGGCTGTCGGACGCGCCGGCAAAGCGTATCGCCCGCACCGCCGCGACGCTGGCCGTCCACTGGCGGGCGAGCGACCGGCTGGGCGCGTTCGCCCGCGCCACCCGTGCGATGCGACTGCCCGATCCGGGCGTGTTCCGCATCGGCGGCAGTGACCAGCCCCGCGCGCTGACCATCGAACAGGCCGAGCTGGGGCTGATCTGGCGACGCGGCACCACCGGCCTCGACGCAACGCTATTCGCCAGCCGCTTCCCCGACATCGCACTGCCCGACCTGTCGCTCGATCCGGCGACCGGCGCGGTGCGGGTGGGGGCGTATCAGGCGGCGGCGCGCACCATCGGGCTGGAGGTCGGAGCCGGGGCTGCCCCCCTGCCCGGCCTGTCGCTACGCGCGACGGTGACATGGCAGGACCCGCGCCTGCAATCCTATCGCATCGCCAGCCTGACCGACGGCGCGGTGACGGTCATGGACCTGAGCGGCCGCATCCCCCGCCGGGTGCCGCGCATCATGGCCAGCCTGTCGGCCAGCGCCGCCCTGCCCGGCACCGGCGTCACGCTGGACGGCGACCTGTCGGCGATGGGACGGCGCTATGCCGACGATGCCAACACTCTGGCGCTGCCCGGCTTCGCGCTGGTGAATATGGGCGCGCGTTTCGACGCGACCGAGGCACTGACGCTTCGCCTGCGCGCGACGAACCTGTTCGACCGGATCGCGATCATGCAGGGCGACGCGCTGGGCGGCGAAGTCCGTGCCGGGGACAATGGCGGTGTCGTCACCGTCCGCGCACAGCAGGGCCGGGTCGTCTCGCTCAGCGCGGACTGGCGATTTTAG
- a CDS encoding hydantoinase B/oxoprolinase family protein gives MTQWQFWIDRGGTFTDVVARRPDGSVVTTKLLSEDPDRRYDAAEAAIRQLTGVGDGPLPACGVRIGTTIATNALLERQGEPVLLAITRGFGDALAIGYQDRPDIFARDIRRAPPLFAEVVEIDERVTENGQVLTPLDRDAAAAAFAQAHARGLRSIAIVLMHGWKHQAHELALAELAEAAGFTQISVSHRTAPLIRLVARGDTTLADAYLSPVLDRYVRGLETGLGEAAAGGLLFMQSSGGLVAGDRFHGKDALLSGPAGGIVGMARTAQGAGFDRVIGFDMGGTSTDVSLFAGSYDRRSDAVLAGVRVAVPMMRIDTVAAGGGSICHFDGGRLLVGPASAGAEPGPACYRRGGPLTVTDCNMILGKIQPGHFPALFGPDRNLPPDRAAAERALGELLDQVEAATGERLDPMAAAEGLVAIAVASMARAIRAVSVARGEDPASYALACFGGAGGQHACLVADALGMAQVLIHPLAGVLSAVGIGLADRSVVREATVGLPLGDDALEAALADLRAAAIAGLAEQGVDPAAVRLSVLAQLRYARNDQTIGVPWDGAHAMAESFAEAHRQRFGFVGEDALVVEQLRVEAIVGDETQDLPAPVLAERTADPIDRVAMYLAGARHEVPVHPRQGLAAGAVLAGPVLIIDPVSTVVVEPGWQARVLAEGTLLLERVAARRAQAAEESVDPVRLEIFAGLFMGIAEEMGAALQRSAASVNIRERLDFSCAIFDAEGGLVANAPHIPVHLGSMGESIRTVIQARGDTMREGQVYALNDPYRGGTHLPDITVIMPVFAGGEAPAFFVAARGHHADVGGTTPGSMPPDSRTLADEGVVFDDVLIVEDGAMREQAIRDLLASGPLPARNIDQNIADLAAQVAACARGADGLRQLAAQQGQGVVTRYMAYVQAHAEAMARRMIATLSDGRFRYALDDGAVVAVRVTIDAERGSATIDFTGTSEQRPTNFNAPLAVTRAAVLYVLRLLVDEAVPLNEGFLRPVTLIVPEGSMLNPRFPAAVVAGNVEVSQVVTDTLLGALGAMAASQGTMNNLTFGDDSYQYYETIAGGAGAGPGHDGADAIQTHMTNSRLTDPEVLETRYPVLLEQFAIRRGSGGGGEWRGGDGTIRRLRFRQPLRAAILSNRRVVPPFGLNGGDAGQLGRNRVERADGRVQDLASTAGIDMGEGDVLVIETPGGGGYGRGTR, from the coding sequence ATGACGCAGTGGCAGTTCTGGATCGATCGCGGTGGCACGTTCACCGACGTGGTGGCGCGTCGACCGGACGGGAGCGTGGTCACGACCAAGCTGCTGTCCGAAGACCCGGATCGTCGCTACGACGCGGCTGAGGCCGCGATCCGGCAGCTGACTGGCGTGGGCGACGGGCCGCTTCCGGCGTGCGGCGTCCGCATCGGCACGACCATCGCGACCAACGCGCTGCTGGAGCGGCAGGGGGAGCCGGTGCTGCTGGCGATCACGCGCGGCTTCGGCGATGCGCTGGCGATCGGTTATCAGGACCGGCCCGACATTTTCGCGCGCGACATCCGCCGCGCGCCGCCTCTGTTCGCCGAGGTCGTCGAGATCGACGAGCGCGTGACGGAGAATGGCCAGGTCCTGACCCCGCTGGACCGCGACGCGGCAGCGGCGGCCTTCGCACAGGCCCATGCGCGCGGGCTGCGCTCGATCGCGATCGTCCTGATGCATGGCTGGAAGCATCAGGCGCATGAGCTGGCCCTGGCCGAACTGGCCGAGGCGGCGGGCTTTACCCAGATTTCGGTCAGCCACCGGACCGCACCGCTGATCCGGCTGGTCGCGCGCGGCGACACGACGCTGGCCGATGCCTATCTGTCCCCGGTGCTGGACCGCTATGTGCGGGGCTTGGAGACCGGGCTGGGCGAAGCGGCGGCGGGCGGGCTGTTGTTCATGCAGTCGAGCGGCGGGCTGGTCGCGGGCGATCGTTTCCATGGCAAGGATGCGCTGTTGTCGGGACCTGCGGGTGGGATCGTCGGCATGGCGCGCACGGCGCAGGGTGCGGGCTTCGACCGGGTAATCGGCTTCGACATGGGCGGCACCTCGACCGACGTGTCGCTGTTCGCGGGCAGCTATGACCGGCGCTCCGATGCCGTGCTGGCGGGGGTGCGCGTGGCGGTGCCGATGATGCGGATCGATACGGTCGCGGCGGGCGGCGGGTCGATCTGTCATTTCGATGGCGGGCGGCTGCTGGTCGGCCCGGCCTCGGCGGGGGCGGAGCCGGGACCGGCCTGTTACCGGCGCGGCGGGCCGCTGACCGTCACCGACTGCAACATGATCCTGGGTAAGATCCAGCCGGGGCACTTCCCCGCGCTGTTCGGCCCGGACCGCAACCTGCCGCCCGACCGCGCCGCCGCCGAGCGCGCGCTAGGTGAATTGCTCGATCAGGTCGAGGCGGCGACCGGCGAACGGCTCGACCCGATGGCGGCGGCCGAGGGTCTGGTCGCCATCGCGGTGGCCAGCATGGCGCGGGCGATCCGCGCCGTCTCGGTCGCGCGGGGCGAGGACCCGGCGTCTTATGCGCTGGCCTGTTTCGGCGGGGCGGGCGGGCAGCATGCCTGTCTGGTCGCCGATGCGCTGGGCATGGCGCAGGTGCTGATCCATCCGCTGGCGGGCGTGTTGTCGGCGGTCGGCATCGGCCTGGCCGATCGCAGCGTGGTGCGCGAGGCGACGGTCGGCCTGCCGCTGGGCGACGATGCGCTGGAGGCGGCGCTGGCCGATCTCCGGGCCGCCGCCATTGCGGGGCTGGCGGAGCAGGGCGTCGATCCGGCGGCGGTGCGACTGAGCGTGCTGGCGCAGCTTCGCTATGCGCGCAACGACCAGACGATCGGGGTGCCTTGGGACGGCGCGCACGCGATGGCCGAATCCTTCGCCGAGGCGCATCGCCAGCGCTTCGGCTTTGTCGGCGAGGATGCGCTGGTCGTCGAGCAGTTGCGGGTCGAGGCGATTGTGGGCGACGAGACGCAAGATCTGCCCGCACCCGTGCTGGCCGAACGAACCGCCGATCCGATCGACCGGGTGGCGATGTATCTGGCAGGCGCGCGACATGAGGTGCCGGTCCACCCCCGACAAGGGCTGGCGGCTGGTGCGGTGCTGGCGGGACCGGTGCTGATCATCGATCCGGTGTCGACCGTGGTGGTCGAGCCGGGCTGGCAGGCGCGCGTGCTGGCCGAGGGCACGCTGCTGCTGGAACGCGTCGCAGCCCGGCGCGCGCAGGCGGCGGAGGAAAGCGTCGATCCGGTCCGGCTGGAAATCTTTGCCGGTCTGTTCATGGGTATCGCCGAGGAAATGGGTGCGGCGCTTCAGCGGAGCGCGGCCTCGGTCAATATCCGCGAGCGGCTGGATTTCTCCTGCGCGATCTTCGACGCCGAAGGTGGGCTGGTCGCCAATGCGCCGCATATTCCGGTTCATCTGGGATCGATGGGCGAGAGCATCCGCACCGTCATCCAGGCGCGCGGCGACACGATGCGCGAGGGGCAGGTCTATGCGCTGAACGACCCCTATCGCGGCGGCACGCACCTGCCCGACATCACCGTCATCATGCCGGTCTTTGCGGGCGGCGAGGCGCCCGCCTTCTTCGTCGCGGCGCGTGGGCATCATGCCGATGTCGGCGGCACGACGCCCGGCTCCATGCCGCCCGACAGTCGGACGCTAGCGGATGAGGGCGTGGTCTTCGACGATGTGCTGATCGTCGAGGACGGCGCGATGCGCGAACAGGCGATCCGCGATCTGCTGGCCAGCGGCCCGCTGCCTGCGCGCAATATCGACCAGAATATCGCCGATCTCGCCGCGCAGGTCGCCGCCTGCGCACGCGGCGCGGACGGGCTTCGCCAACTGGCCGCGCAACAGGGGCAGGGCGTCGTCACCCGCTACATGGCTTATGTCCAGGCCCATGCCGAGGCGATGGCGCGGCGGATGATCGCGACGCTGTCGGACGGCCGCTTCCGCTACGCGCTGGACGACGGCGCGGTCGTTGCGGTGCGCGTGACGATCGATGCCGAACGGGGCAGCGCGACGATCGACTTCACCGGCACCAGCGAGCAGCGGCCGACCAACTTCAACGCGCCGCTGGCGGTGACGCGCGCCGCCGTCCTCTATGTCCTGCGCCTGCTGGTCGACGAGGCGGTGCCGCTGAACGAAGGGTTCCTGCGTCCCGTCACGCTGATCGTGCCGGAAGGATCGATGCTGAATCCGCGCTTCCCCGCCGCCGTGGTGGCGGGCAATGTCGAGGTCAGCCAGGTGGTGACCGACACGCTGCTGGGTGCGCTGGGAGCGATGGCGGCCAGTCAGGGGACGATGAACAACCTGACCTTCGGCGACGACAGCTATCAATATTATGAGACGATCGCGGGCGGCGCAGGTGCGGGGCCGGGGCATGACGGCGCCGATGCGATCCAGACGCATATGACCAACAGCCGGTTGACCGACCCGGAGGTGCTGGAGACGCGCTATCCGGTGCTGCTCGAACAATTCGCGATCCGGCGCGGGTCGGGTGGCGGGGGCGAATGGCGAGGCGGCGACGGCACGATCCGCCGCCTGCGCTTCCGCCAGCCCCTGCGCGCCGCGATCCTCAGCAACCGCCGGGTCGTGCCGCCCTTCGGCCTGAACGGCGGCGACGCGGGGCAGTTGGGCCGTAACCGTGTCGAGCGCGCCGATGGTCGCGTGCAGGATCTCGCCTCGACCGCCGGGATCGATATGGGCGAGGGGGATGTGCTGGTCATCGAGACACCCGGTGGCGGTGGCTATGGGCGGGGGACGCGCTGA
- a CDS encoding DUF969 domain-containing protein, producing the protein MWVLAGIVVIAGGFLLRFNPLLVIIVSALVTGFAAGLDPVRIVATFGHAFNETRYVTAIYMVLPVIGLLERRGLQARARALVGGLRGATAGRLLTGYLLFRQVTAALGLTSVTGPAQSVRPLVAPMAEAAAERQGRAPEDAERVKAMAAATDTVGLFFGEDIFLAVGSILLMKGVLEGYGILLEPFQLSVWAIPTAIAAFVIHGSRLWWLDRRLSRGGAR; encoded by the coding sequence ATGTGGGTGCTCGCCGGGATCGTCGTCATCGCGGGCGGCTTCCTGCTGCGCTTCAACCCGCTGCTGGTCATCATCGTCTCGGCGCTCGTCACCGGCTTTGCGGCGGGGCTGGATCCTGTGCGGATCGTCGCGACCTTCGGCCATGCCTTTAACGAGACGCGTTATGTGACCGCGATCTATATGGTCCTGCCCGTGATCGGCCTGTTGGAGCGGCGGGGGCTTCAAGCACGGGCGCGGGCTTTGGTCGGCGGGCTTCGCGGCGCGACGGCGGGGCGGCTGTTGACCGGCTATCTGCTGTTCCGGCAGGTGACGGCGGCGCTGGGGCTCACCTCCGTCACGGGGCCAGCCCAGAGCGTCCGCCCGCTGGTCGCCCCGATGGCGGAGGCCGCCGCCGAGCGTCAGGGGCGCGCGCCCGAGGACGCCGAACGGGTCAAGGCGATGGCGGCGGCCACCGATACGGTCGGGCTGTTCTTCGGCGAGGATATCTTCCTGGCGGTCGGATCGATCCTGCTGATGAAGGGCGTGCTGGAGGGCTATGGTATCCTGCTGGAGCCGTTCCAGCTGTCCGTCTGGGCGATCCCAACGGCGATCGCCGCCTTCGTGATCCATGGTTCGAGGCTGTGGTGGCTCGACCGGCGCCTGTCGCGGGGCGGCGCGCGATGA
- a CDS encoding DUF979 domain-containing protein, which translates to MIGLNLVYAVAGIVFAIFALLSARDRRFANAAFYALITVSFLFGNRLGDVANGILVLALVGIAASGRMNRAEAVEPSEDRYGAKVFVPALIIPAVALVGTLAFKHVPMLVDPKQATLVALTLGTMIALVLCGVLLRARPAEPFVAGRGLIDDIGWVAVMPQMLASLGAVFALAGVGGVVGGLIGAVIPAGSVIGAVLAYALGMALFTIVMGNAFAAFPVMAAAVGVPILIRQMGADPAIVAAVGMLAGFCGTLMTPMAANFNLLPAALLGLKDKYAVIRAQVPTALPLLVFNILLLYGMIA; encoded by the coding sequence ATGATCGGGCTAAACCTGGTCTATGCGGTGGCGGGGATCGTCTTTGCGATTTTTGCGCTTCTGTCGGCGCGTGACCGGCGTTTCGCTAATGCGGCCTTTTATGCGCTGATCACCGTGTCGTTCCTATTCGGCAACAGGCTGGGCGATGTGGCCAATGGCATACTAGTGCTGGCGCTGGTCGGCATCGCCGCGTCGGGGCGGATGAACCGGGCCGAGGCGGTGGAGCCTTCCGAAGACCGTTACGGCGCAAAGGTCTTCGTGCCCGCGCTCATCATCCCGGCGGTCGCCCTGGTCGGTACGCTGGCGTTCAAGCATGTGCCGATGCTGGTTGACCCGAAGCAGGCGACGCTGGTCGCGCTGACGCTAGGCACAATGATCGCGCTGGTCCTGTGCGGGGTGCTGCTGCGCGCAAGGCCTGCCGAACCCTTCGTCGCCGGGCGCGGGTTGATCGACGATATCGGCTGGGTCGCGGTGATGCCGCAGATGCTGGCGAGCCTGGGCGCGGTCTTTGCCCTGGCCGGGGTAGGGGGCGTCGTCGGCGGGTTGATCGGCGCGGTGATCCCGGCGGGGAGCGTCATCGGCGCGGTGCTGGCCTATGCGCTGGGCATGGCGCTGTTCACCATCGTCATGGGCAATGCCTTCGCCGCCTTTCCGGTGATGGCGGCGGCGGTCGGGGTGCCGATCCTGATCCGCCAGATGGGGGCTGACCCCGCCATCGTCGCGGCGGTGGGCATGCTCGCGGGGTTCTGCGGGACGCTGATGACGCCGATGGCCGCGAACTTCAACCTACTGCCCGCCGCGCTGCTGGGTCTCAAGGACAAATATGCCGTCATCCGCGCGCAGGTGCCGACCGCGCTGCCGCTGCTCGTCTTCAATATCCTCCTTCTTTACGGAATGATCGCATGA
- a CDS encoding DUF2891 domain-containing protein — protein MTRLDRSVAERFAAMTLGHVGREYPNVLMHVLNGPEDARTPSELHPIFYGSYDWHSCVHGWWQLLRLIRHYPDLKAAPAIRARADAMFVPDKVAGELAYLERPGAAGFERPYGWAWMLALHDEASRHDANWAGELEPMARLFARRFADFLPRLTYPLRVGTHFNTGFALTLAWDWAEQRDQPLRSLIAQSVIGWFARDRDCQAWEPGGDEFLSPALTEALIMSRVFDGPGFREWFDEFLPHVATGEPATLFTPAIVSDRSDGKIAHLDGLNLTRAWCWRVIATKLGPSHPVADRARAAAAAHLAASLPHLGDDYMGEHWLATFALLALEAG, from the coding sequence ATGACCCGGTTGGACCGATCCGTCGCCGAACGCTTTGCCGCCATGACGCTGGGCCATGTCGGGCGCGAATATCCCAATGTGCTGATGCACGTGCTGAATGGGCCGGAGGATGCACGTACGCCGTCCGAGCTGCACCCGATCTTCTATGGCAGCTACGACTGGCATAGCTGCGTCCATGGCTGGTGGCAGCTTCTGCGGCTGATCCGCCACTATCCCGACCTGAAGGCCGCCCCCGCGATCCGTGCACGGGCGGATGCGATGTTCGTGCCCGACAAGGTCGCGGGCGAACTGGCCTATCTGGAGCGGCCGGGCGCGGCGGGGTTCGAGCGGCCCTATGGCTGGGCTTGGATGCTGGCGCTGCATGACGAGGCGAGCCGTCATGACGCGAACTGGGCCGGGGAGCTCGAGCCGATGGCGCGGCTGTTCGCGCGCCGTTTCGCCGACTTCCTGCCGCGCCTGACCTATCCTTTGCGGGTGGGCACCCATTTCAACACCGGCTTCGCGCTGACGCTGGCCTGGGACTGGGCCGAGCAGCGCGACCAGCCGCTTCGCTCGCTGATCGCGCAGAGTGTCATCGGCTGGTTCGCGCGGGATCGGGATTGCCAGGCCTGGGAGCCGGGCGGCGACGAGTTTTTGTCGCCTGCCCTGACCGAAGCCCTGATCATGAGCCGGGTTTTCGACGGTCCCGGCTTTCGCGAGTGGTTCGACGAATTCCTGCCGCACGTCGCGACCGGCGAGCCTGCGACGCTCTTCACCCCCGCCATCGTGTCCGACCGCAGCGATGGCAAGATCGCGCATCTCGACGGGCTGAACCTGACCCGCGCCTGGTGCTGGCGGGTGATCGCCACGAAGCTGGGGCCGTCGCACCCGGTCGCGGACCGCGCGCGAGCGGCGGCGGCGGCGCATCTGGCGGCCAGCCTGCCGCATCTGGGCGATGACTATATGGGCGAACACTGGCTCGCCACCTTCGCCCTGCTGGCGCTGGAGGCCGGGTGA